The following proteins come from a genomic window of Amaranthus tricolor cultivar Red isolate AtriRed21 chromosome 14, ASM2621246v1, whole genome shotgun sequence:
- the LOC130799273 gene encoding uncharacterized protein LOC130799273 — protein sequence MEPVRQNVTVYDQEVEREIQIDEEEQQEEEPTTPIGIHISRQSSTRSHEEQQQQRQARGKRVNFQTIDEDEPVRQPFPAMPPPSGRAVLHVWSYFTKEPTENPDIFLCTCQICESQGVKPLVAYNFGIRALR from the exons atggaaccagtTCGCCAAAATGTTACCGTTTATGacc aagaagtggaaagagaaatacaaattgatgaagaagaacaacaagaagaggaaccaacgacccctattgggatacatatatctcgacagtcatcaacaagatcacatgaagaacaacaacaacaaagacaagctcgtggtaaacgagtcaatttccaaactatcg atgaagatgaaccagtaagacaaccttttcctgcaatgccacctcctagtggtagagctgttttacatgtgtggtcgtatttcacaaaagaaccaaccgagaatccagatattttcttatgcacttgtcaaatttgtgaaagtcaaggagtaaagcccttagttgcatacaatttc ggcatacgagcgttacgCTAG